From Salinirubellus salinus, the proteins below share one genomic window:
- a CDS encoding Rrf2 family transcriptional regulator, protein MSSIELTPSQKSILQELVNLYRESERAVKGEDIAQEVDRNPGTIRNQMQSLKALQLVEGVPGPKGGYKPTAAAYDALEIQDMEQAADVPFAHNDETIEGANVQEIDLTSVHHPELCRAEIRLQGSISDFHEGDTIRVGPTPLSKLVIEGTLEGKDDTNNTLIITIEYMRAPEEGHEPAK, encoded by the coding sequence ATGTCATCCATCGAACTCACTCCGAGCCAGAAGTCCATTCTGCAGGAGTTGGTCAACCTCTACCGTGAATCCGAGCGGGCGGTGAAGGGCGAGGACATCGCACAGGAGGTCGACCGGAACCCCGGCACCATCCGCAACCAGATGCAGTCGCTCAAGGCGCTGCAGCTGGTCGAGGGCGTACCGGGGCCGAAGGGTGGGTACAAGCCGACCGCGGCGGCCTACGACGCACTGGAGATACAGGACATGGAGCAGGCAGCGGACGTCCCGTTCGCACACAACGACGAGACCATCGAAGGGGCGAACGTCCAGGAGATCGACCTCACGAGCGTCCACCACCCCGAACTCTGCCGGGCGGAGATACGCCTGCAGGGGTCCATCTCGGACTTCCACGAGGGTGACACCATCCGCGTCGGGCCGACCCCCCTGTCGAAGCTCGTCATCGAGGGGACCCTCGAGGGGAAGGACGACACCAACAACACGCTCATCATCACCATCGAGTACATGCGGGCCCCCGAGGAGGGCCACGAGCCCGCGAAGTAG
- a CDS encoding NAD-dependent epimerase/dehydratase family protein, with protein sequence MQGKRVLVTGGAGFIGSNLANHLARANDVVALDDLYLGTPENLSDDVTFVDGSVLDEDLPTDVDVLFHLAALSSRPMHEDDPAHGARVNVEGFVNTVEQARRDGCETVVYASTSSIYGDQTDPSPESMPVEARTGYEASKLARERYGEYYSNFHGLTMAGMRFFSVYQGFAGAEAHKGEFANLIAQFADEVANGESPVLWGDGTQTRDFTHVDDIVRGLELAADHELDGIYNLGTGESYSLNELVERLNEVLGTDVDPEYEPLTMKNYVHDTMAEVSKMREATGWEPEIPFDEGLERVCAPYLD encoded by the coding sequence ATGCAGGGCAAGCGCGTACTCGTCACGGGTGGGGCGGGGTTCATCGGGTCGAACCTCGCGAACCACCTCGCGAGGGCGAACGACGTGGTGGCACTCGACGACCTCTACCTCGGTACCCCCGAGAACCTCTCGGACGACGTGACGTTCGTCGATGGGAGCGTCCTCGACGAGGACCTCCCGACCGACGTCGACGTGCTGTTTCACCTCGCGGCACTGTCCTCCCGGCCGATGCACGAGGACGACCCCGCCCACGGCGCCCGCGTCAACGTCGAGGGGTTCGTCAACACCGTCGAACAGGCCCGCCGCGACGGGTGTGAGACCGTCGTCTACGCGTCGACCTCCTCCATCTACGGCGACCAGACCGACCCCTCCCCGGAGTCGATGCCCGTCGAGGCGCGAACGGGCTACGAGGCCTCGAAACTCGCCCGCGAGCGCTACGGCGAGTACTACTCGAACTTCCACGGGCTGACGATGGCCGGGATGCGCTTCTTCTCGGTCTACCAGGGGTTCGCGGGCGCCGAGGCACACAAGGGCGAGTTCGCCAACCTCATCGCCCAGTTCGCCGACGAGGTGGCCAACGGCGAGTCGCCCGTCCTCTGGGGCGACGGCACGCAGACCCGCGATTTCACGCACGTCGACGACATCGTCCGCGGGCTCGAACTCGCCGCCGACCACGAACTCGACGGCATCTACAACCTCGGGACCGGGGAGTCCTACTCGCTGAACGAACTGGTCGAGCGACTCAACGAGGTGCTCGGGACGGACGTCGACCCCGAGTACGAACCGCTGACGATGAAGAACTACGTCCACGACACCATGGCCGAGGTCTCGAAGATGCGCGAGGCGACGGGCTGGGAGCCCGAGATACCGTTCGACGAGGGGCTCGAACGTGTCTGTGCGCCCTACCTCGACTGA
- a CDS encoding TIGR00341 family protein has protein sequence MRLVRFDVPTDRLETVDDVLESEGIDHVVTPEYSDEDRVLVEFPLPVQAVDELLDELREAGVDLEQYSVVTSAEAVNTERYEDLEARFVEGTEQDDSVAHEEIRSTARSLLPDRFTYYAMTGLSAIVATAGLLLDAPAVVIGSMAIAPQVGAALTTAVGSVIGERQMLLDGLRTLVLGLLFAVVSATAVSWLLVQSGVFPSALDVTTVQQVSSRISPGVLSLLLGLCAGSAAGFGVATDLPLSLVGVAIAAAVVPAAAAVGVGLVWAIPVVTVGAATLLFVNTVSILLSAGATLWYLGYRPEGWETSDSLARLKQGETVRLLVTLLVLLGALALPGVAMAEHVSLETTANEVVQDTLERPEYRDLSLISVRAEFTAFGRPTGPTDVTFVVSRPADTPYPDLATTVGERIDARTNSPVSVTVEFVDQRRYERGDAATRLRAGRTVVPAQSR, from the coding sequence ATGCGCCTCGTCCGCTTCGACGTGCCCACCGACCGGCTCGAGACGGTCGACGACGTCCTCGAGTCGGAGGGGATCGACCACGTCGTCACCCCGGAGTACAGCGACGAGGACCGGGTCCTCGTGGAGTTCCCGCTCCCGGTGCAGGCCGTGGACGAACTCCTCGACGAGCTGCGCGAGGCGGGCGTGGACCTCGAACAGTACTCGGTCGTGACGAGTGCCGAGGCGGTGAACACGGAGCGCTACGAGGACCTGGAGGCCCGGTTCGTCGAGGGGACCGAACAGGACGACAGTGTGGCGCACGAGGAGATCCGCTCGACCGCCCGCTCGCTCCTCCCCGACCGGTTCACCTACTACGCGATGACGGGGTTGAGCGCCATCGTGGCCACCGCCGGGCTGTTGCTCGACGCACCGGCCGTCGTCATCGGGTCGATGGCCATCGCGCCGCAGGTGGGGGCCGCGCTCACCACCGCCGTCGGGTCCGTCATCGGCGAGCGACAGATGCTACTGGACGGCCTGCGGACACTCGTCCTCGGGCTCCTGTTCGCGGTGGTGAGTGCGACGGCGGTCAGCTGGCTGCTCGTCCAGAGCGGGGTGTTCCCCAGCGCGCTGGATGTGACCACCGTCCAGCAGGTGTCCTCCCGTATCTCGCCCGGCGTGCTCTCGTTGCTGCTGGGGCTCTGTGCGGGGTCGGCCGCCGGCTTCGGCGTGGCGACCGACCTCCCGCTCTCGCTGGTGGGCGTCGCCATCGCCGCGGCCGTCGTCCCGGCAGCGGCCGCCGTGGGCGTCGGGCTGGTCTGGGCCATCCCGGTCGTCACCGTCGGCGCCGCCACGCTCCTGTTCGTCAACACCGTCTCCATCCTGCTGTCCGCGGGCGCGACCCTCTGGTACCTCGGCTACCGGCCGGAGGGGTGGGAGACGAGCGACTCGCTCGCCCGGCTGAAGCAGGGCGAGACGGTCCGCCTGCTCGTGACCCTGCTCGTACTGCTCGGGGCCCTCGCACTCCCCGGTGTGGCGATGGCAGAACACGTCTCGCTCGAGACCACGGCCAACGAGGTCGTCCAGGACACGCTCGAGCGGCCGGAGTACCGCGACCTCTCGCTCATCTCGGTCCGGGCGGAGTTCACGGCGTTCGGTCGCCCCACCGGCCCCACCGACGTGACGTTCGTGGTGAGTCGCCCCGCGGACACGCCGTATCCGGACCTCGCGACGACAGTGGGCGAACGGATCGACGCCCGGACGAACAGCCCGGTCAGCGTCACGGTGGAGTTCGTCGACCAGCGGCGCTACGAGCGCGGGGACGCGGCGACACGGCTCCGTGCCGGGCGCACGGTCGTTCCCGCTCAGTCGAGGTAG
- the rocF gene encoding arginase — MSRNVRVVGVPMDLGADRRGVDMGPSAIRYAGLAAAVEETDRECIDAGDLNVPRPETRASKPRPEDGRAKYLSETREVCASLADVVGDTLAAGEFPLVLGGDHSIAIGTVNGAARAADVGVVWFDAHGDFNTPSTSPSGNVHGMSLAALLGVGEFADTSWAAAGVDPENVALVGIRDLDPEERVAVRESPATVYTMSDVDERGLPAVVEDALAIAGDGTDGVHVSLDMDFLDPNEAPGVGTPVRGGATYREAHAAMERVADLGDDLRTMEVVEVNPILDSLNGTSELAVELVASALGKRILR; from the coding sequence ATGAGCCGGAACGTACGCGTCGTCGGCGTCCCGATGGACCTCGGGGCTGACCGGCGTGGCGTGGACATGGGACCCTCAGCCATCCGCTACGCGGGACTGGCGGCCGCCGTCGAGGAGACGGACCGCGAGTGTATCGACGCCGGTGACCTGAACGTCCCCCGGCCGGAGACCCGCGCCTCGAAACCACGCCCGGAGGACGGCCGTGCGAAGTACCTCTCGGAGACCCGTGAGGTCTGTGCCTCGCTCGCCGACGTGGTCGGTGACACGCTCGCGGCCGGGGAGTTCCCCCTCGTCCTCGGCGGCGACCACTCCATCGCCATCGGGACGGTCAACGGGGCCGCTCGCGCCGCCGACGTGGGTGTCGTCTGGTTCGACGCCCACGGGGACTTCAACACGCCCAGTACCTCGCCCTCGGGGAACGTCCACGGGATGAGCCTCGCCGCACTCCTCGGCGTGGGGGAGTTCGCAGACACGAGCTGGGCAGCGGCGGGCGTCGACCCCGAGAACGTCGCGCTCGTCGGCATCCGTGACCTCGACCCCGAGGAACGGGTCGCCGTCCGCGAGTCACCGGCGACGGTCTACACCATGAGCGACGTGGACGAGCGGGGCCTCCCGGCCGTCGTCGAGGACGCACTCGCGATCGCCGGCGACGGCACCGACGGTGTCCACGTCTCGCTCGACATGGACTTCCTCGACCCGAACGAGGCCCCCGGCGTCGGGACGCCGGTCCGTGGCGGGGCGACCTACCGCGAGGCCCACGCCGCGATGGAACGGGTCGCCGACCTCGGCGACGACCTCCGGACGATGGAGGTCGTCGAGGTCAACCCCATCCTCGACTCACTCAACGGGACCTCCGAACTCGCCGTCGAACTGGTGGCGAGCGCGCTCGGCAAGCGAATCCTCCGCTGA
- a CDS encoding methyltransferase domain-containing protein, protein MNDDGSVYDWWSGHQRLFRALSWLVFGGREAELRSLARARLLAGPGDRVLEVGCGPGRSFKPLAVDVGPDGRVVGVDHSAGMVRRAGARARTLTVDCEAVRADAATLPFPDGSFDRAYSTLALSAVADAAAAVAEVERVLGPDGRFVVFDTRPFQSGPGTLLNPVTNRVSSWATDWHPDADVLGALESSFDAVDTEVFLGGTTFVSVAETSD, encoded by the coding sequence GTGAACGATGACGGCAGCGTCTACGACTGGTGGAGCGGGCACCAGCGGCTGTTCCGTGCGCTCTCGTGGCTCGTCTTCGGGGGGCGTGAGGCCGAACTCCGGTCGCTCGCTCGCGCCCGACTCCTCGCCGGACCGGGCGACCGGGTCCTCGAGGTCGGGTGTGGGCCGGGCCGGTCGTTCAAACCGCTGGCGGTCGACGTCGGCCCGGACGGCCGGGTCGTCGGCGTCGACCACAGCGCCGGGATGGTCCGAAGGGCGGGTGCGCGTGCCCGGACCCTCACCGTGGATTGCGAGGCGGTCCGTGCCGACGCCGCGACCCTGCCGTTCCCGGACGGGTCGTTCGACCGGGCGTACAGCACGCTCGCGCTGAGTGCCGTGGCCGACGCGGCGGCGGCCGTCGCGGAGGTCGAGCGCGTCCTCGGACCAGACGGGCGGTTCGTCGTGTTCGACACGCGGCCGTTCCAGTCGGGGCCGGGGACGCTGCTGAACCCCGTCACGAACCGCGTCTCGTCGTGGGCGACCGACTGGCACCCCGACGCGGACGTACTGGGGGCGCTGGAGTCGTCGTTCGACGCCGTCGACACCGAGGTGTTCCTCGGCGGGACGACGTTCGTGAGCGTGGCGGAGACGTCGGACTGA
- the trpB gene encoding tryptophan synthase subunit beta, with the protein MSDSQESELPSGDDGEFGGFGGRHVPEPLLEPLDDLADAFDEIAKSEAFHEEFRGILESYAGRPTPLYHAENLSEAWGADIYLKREDLLHGGAHKINNCVGQALLAEKAGKERLIAETGAGQHGTATAMVGALFGIPTEIYMGKKDVERQRMNVFRMRLMGAEVNEVTQGGAGLADAVDVALEDFAANMEDTHYLVGSVVGPDPFPRMVREFQSVIGHEAREQFLEATGELPDACVACVGGGSNAIGLFHAFRDDDVAFYGGEGGGEGADSTRHAAPLDEGHEGVIHGMKTRVIDDDVEVHSVSAGLDYPGVGPEHAMFRELGRAEYRGITDEEAMAAFRDLSEAEGIIPALETSHGLALARQLAEEGEHDSILVNLSGRGDKDMEQAAELFDLA; encoded by the coding sequence ATGTCAGATTCGCAGGAGTCCGAACTCCCGTCGGGTGACGACGGCGAGTTCGGGGGATTCGGCGGCCGACACGTTCCCGAGCCGTTGCTGGAGCCGCTCGACGACCTCGCCGACGCGTTCGACGAGATTGCGAAGTCCGAGGCCTTCCACGAGGAGTTCCGCGGCATCCTCGAGTCCTACGCCGGCCGCCCGACGCCGCTGTACCACGCCGAGAACCTGAGCGAGGCGTGGGGTGCGGACATCTACCTCAAGCGGGAGGACCTGCTCCACGGCGGGGCACACAAAATAAACAACTGCGTCGGACAGGCGCTGCTCGCGGAGAAGGCGGGCAAGGAGCGCCTCATCGCCGAGACGGGGGCGGGCCAGCACGGGACGGCGACGGCGATGGTCGGTGCGCTGTTCGGCATCCCCACGGAGATCTACATGGGCAAGAAGGACGTCGAGCGCCAGCGGATGAACGTGTTCAGGATGCGGCTGATGGGCGCCGAGGTGAACGAGGTGACGCAGGGCGGCGCCGGCCTCGCGGACGCCGTCGACGTGGCGCTGGAGGACTTCGCCGCCAACATGGAGGACACCCACTACCTCGTCGGGAGCGTCGTCGGCCCGGACCCGTTCCCGCGGATGGTCCGCGAGTTCCAGTCGGTCATCGGCCACGAGGCCCGCGAGCAGTTCCTCGAGGCCACTGGCGAGCTGCCGGACGCCTGCGTCGCCTGCGTCGGCGGTGGGTCGAACGCCATCGGCCTGTTCCACGCCTTCCGCGACGACGACGTGGCGTTCTACGGCGGCGAGGGGGGCGGCGAGGGGGCGGACTCGACGCGCCACGCCGCCCCGCTGGACGAGGGCCACGAGGGCGTCATCCACGGGATGAAGACCCGCGTCATCGACGACGACGTGGAGGTCCACAGCGTCTCGGCGGGCCTCGACTACCCCGGCGTCGGCCCGGAACACGCGATGTTCCGCGAACTCGGCCGGGCCGAGTACCGGGGCATCACCGACGAGGAGGCGATGGCCGCGTTCCGCGACCTCTCGGAGGCCGAGGGCATCATCCCCGCGCTGGAGACGAGTCACGGGCTGGCGCTGGCCCGGCAGCTGGCCGAGGAGGGCGAGCACGACTCCATCCTCGTCAACCTCTCCGGCCGTGGCGACAAGGACATGGAGCAGGCGGCGGAGCTGTTCGACCTCGCCTGA
- the gyrA gene encoding DNA gyrase subunit A, with the protein MSSEPEPTPDEVAQRVRNVRIEDEMEQSYIDYAMSVIVGRALPDARDGLKPVQRRLLYAMHDMGVTSNAGHRKSSNIVGETMGNYHPHGDASIYDALARMAQDFSLRYPLVDGQGNFGSVDGDPPAAMRYTEARMASIAEEMLSDIGKDTVDFEANYDDRLTEPSVLPAAVPNLLLNGASGIAVGMSTNIPPHNLREIVDAAIHVIENPECTVRDLIHGPDGDGPVKGPDFPTGANIVGREGVYDAYTTGRGKLRVRAEYEVENRGTDDARIVVTELPYQENKARRIQRIADDVNDGRIEGISDIRDESDRDGIRVVIEMKRGANVDVVENQLIERHLENTFGVISLALVDGEPRVLNLKELLEEYVEHRREVVRRRTQYDLDEAEDRAHILEGRLQALQNVDEVVELIRDSEDRDAAKAGLQSRFEMSEAQSEHIVRMQLGSLTSMESAEVEDEYEDVQAEIERLTAILDSAERLDGVIVSELEEMKETYGDDRRTSFVENTGHVTREDLIPEEDVVVVVTESDYVKRMPLSAFDPQHRGGKGIIGVRPKEGDRVSTAFQANTHDYLMCFTNHGQVYRLKVFEIPEMGRTARGTSAVNVLDLDDGEEITAVVNCEELEGDRYLAMATRGGYVKRTAVDAFENIHSGGIRAIRLEDGDALADVELTDGEMDLVIGTRQGMTIRFDENEARSMGRTARGVNGIKLQGDDRVAGLVATHGGDDRDLLTVTRNGYGKRTPLTKYRRQSRYGKGLIDIKTDERNGEVVAINAVGEDDGLVIMSDKGQIMRTEVAEVSEVGRNTKGVVVMRLDEDWVASVDVVPAAEDEPELEDTAATAE; encoded by the coding sequence ATGAGTTCGGAGCCGGAGCCGACGCCCGACGAGGTGGCCCAGCGAGTCCGGAACGTCCGCATCGAGGACGAGATGGAGCAGTCGTACATCGACTACGCGATGTCGGTCATCGTGGGCCGGGCGCTGCCGGACGCGCGTGACGGGCTGAAGCCGGTCCAGCGTCGCCTGCTCTACGCGATGCACGACATGGGCGTCACCTCCAACGCGGGCCACCGCAAGTCCTCGAACATCGTCGGCGAGACGATGGGTAACTACCACCCCCACGGTGACGCCTCCATCTACGACGCGCTGGCGCGGATGGCACAGGACTTCTCCCTGCGCTACCCGCTGGTGGACGGCCAGGGGAACTTCGGGAGCGTCGACGGGGACCCGCCGGCCGCGATGCGGTACACGGAGGCGCGGATGGCGTCCATCGCCGAGGAGATGCTGTCGGACATCGGGAAGGACACGGTCGACTTCGAGGCAAACTACGACGACCGCCTGACCGAGCCGAGCGTCCTGCCCGCGGCGGTCCCGAACCTCCTGCTCAACGGCGCCTCGGGTATCGCGGTCGGGATGTCGACGAACATCCCGCCGCACAACCTCCGAGAGATCGTCGACGCGGCCATCCACGTCATCGAGAACCCGGAGTGTACGGTCCGCGACCTCATCCACGGACCGGACGGGGACGGGCCGGTCAAGGGTCCCGACTTCCCCACCGGAGCGAACATCGTCGGCCGCGAGGGCGTCTACGACGCCTACACCACCGGGCGTGGGAAGCTCCGCGTCCGGGCCGAGTACGAGGTGGAGAACCGCGGCACGGACGACGCCCGTATCGTCGTCACGGAACTGCCCTATCAGGAGAACAAGGCCCGCCGCATCCAGCGCATCGCCGACGACGTGAACGACGGTCGCATCGAGGGCATCTCCGACATCCGCGACGAGTCCGACCGCGACGGCATCCGCGTCGTCATCGAGATGAAGCGGGGTGCGAACGTCGACGTCGTCGAGAACCAGCTCATCGAGCGGCACCTCGAGAACACGTTCGGCGTCATCTCGCTCGCCCTCGTGGACGGCGAACCGCGCGTCCTGAACCTCAAGGAACTGCTGGAGGAGTACGTCGAGCACCGCCGCGAGGTGGTGCGCCGACGGACCCAGTACGACCTCGACGAGGCCGAGGACCGCGCCCACATCCTCGAGGGGCGGCTGCAGGCGCTCCAGAACGTCGACGAGGTGGTCGAGCTCATCCGCGACAGCGAGGACCGGGACGCCGCGAAGGCCGGCCTCCAGTCGCGCTTCGAGATGAGCGAGGCGCAGTCCGAACACATCGTCCGGATGCAGCTCGGCTCGCTCACCTCCATGGAGTCGGCGGAGGTCGAGGACGAGTACGAGGACGTGCAGGCCGAGATCGAACGCCTCACCGCCATCCTCGACAGCGCCGAGAGACTGGACGGGGTCATCGTCTCCGAACTGGAGGAGATGAAGGAGACGTACGGCGACGACCGCCGGACCTCGTTCGTCGAGAACACCGGCCACGTCACCCGCGAGGACCTCATCCCCGAGGAGGACGTGGTCGTCGTCGTCACGGAGTCGGACTACGTCAAGCGGATGCCGCTCTCGGCGTTCGACCCGCAACACCGTGGCGGCAAGGGAATCATCGGCGTCCGACCGAAGGAGGGAGACCGGGTGTCCACGGCGTTCCAGGCCAACACCCACGACTACCTCATGTGTTTCACCAACCACGGGCAGGTCTACCGCCTGAAGGTGTTCGAGATCCCCGAGATGGGCCGGACGGCCCGCGGGACCTCGGCGGTGAACGTCCTCGACCTCGACGACGGCGAGGAGATCACGGCCGTCGTCAACTGCGAGGAACTCGAGGGGGACCGCTACCTCGCGATGGCCACCCGCGGTGGCTACGTCAAGCGGACGGCCGTCGACGCGTTCGAGAACATCCACTCCGGTGGCATCCGCGCCATCAGGCTGGAGGATGGTGACGCCCTCGCCGACGTCGAGCTGACCGACGGCGAGATGGACCTCGTCATCGGCACCCGTCAGGGGATGACCATCCGCTTCGACGAGAACGAAGCCCGGTCGATGGGGCGGACCGCTCGCGGGGTCAACGGCATCAAACTCCAGGGCGACGACCGGGTCGCCGGGCTCGTCGCGACCCACGGCGGCGACGACCGCGACCTCCTGACGGTGACGCGCAACGGCTACGGCAAGCGCACCCCACTGACGAAGTACCGCCGGCAGTCGCGGTACGGCAAGGGTCTCATCGACATCAAGACCGACGAGCGAAACGGCGAGGTGGTCGCCATCAACGCCGTGGGCGAGGACGACGGCCTCGTCATCATGTCCGACAAGGGGCAGATCATGCGGACCGAGGTCGCCGAGGTGAGCGAGGTGGGTCGCAACACGAAGGGTGTCGTCGTGATGCGTCTCGACGAGGACTGGGTCGCCAGCGTCGACGTCGTCCCGGCCGCCGAGGACGAGCCGGAACTGGAGGACACGGCGGCCACGGCGGAGTAA
- the gyrB gene encoding DNA topoisomerase (ATP-hydrolyzing) subunit B, protein MSQGSDYSADSIQTLEGLEAVRKRPAMYIGSTDARGLHHLVYEVVDNAIDEALAGYCDTIEVTIHEDDSVSVSDDGRGIPVDTHRESDRPAVEVIMTVLHAGGKFDNKSYQVSGGLHGVGVSVVNALSHWLEVTVKRDGGVFQERFDHGEPEGLERVRDLESDEETGTNIRFWPNADIFETTEFVYSTLQSRLRELAFLNPGVAITITDERTDEHETYRYDGGIREFVEYLNETKTPLHDEVVYFADEAEVGDGLVQVEVAMQATAGVQGSIHAFANNINTREGGTHMTGFKTALTRVVNDYATSHGLLKDIDGTLKGEDIREGLTAVISIKHPDPQFEGQTKTKLGNSEVRGIVESAMHEELSTFMEEHPDTAEALVSKAVEAAKARLAAKKAEELTRRKSALDSTSLPGKLADCQTRDPEKAELFIVEGDSAGGSAKQARNPEFQAILPLFGKVLNAEKHRLDRVLENEKIRNLITAIGTGIGEEFDIEDARYHKIILMTDADVDGAHIRTLYLTFLYRHMPALLENGFVYAAQPPLYRIRHKGETYDAMTEAEREEIIEEVCDGKPDQVQRFKGLGEMNPEQLWETTMNPENRILKRIGVEDAAAADRMFSVLMGDAVGPRKQFIKDHAEDAEWVDI, encoded by the coding sequence ATGTCTCAGGGTAGTGATTACAGCGCCGACTCTATCCAGACTCTGGAGGGGTTGGAGGCGGTCCGGAAACGACCCGCGATGTACATCGGGTCGACGGACGCCCGTGGCCTCCACCACCTCGTCTACGAGGTCGTCGACAACGCCATCGACGAGGCCCTCGCGGGGTACTGCGACACGATCGAGGTGACCATCCACGAGGACGACTCGGTCTCCGTCTCCGACGACGGCCGTGGTATCCCGGTCGACACCCACCGCGAGTCCGACCGCCCGGCCGTCGAGGTCATCATGACCGTCCTCCACGCCGGTGGGAAGTTCGACAACAAGTCCTACCAGGTCTCCGGCGGCCTCCACGGGGTCGGCGTCAGCGTCGTCAACGCCCTGAGTCACTGGCTCGAGGTCACGGTCAAGCGCGACGGCGGCGTCTTCCAGGAGCGCTTCGACCACGGCGAACCCGAGGGCCTCGAGCGCGTCCGCGACCTCGAATCCGACGAGGAGACCGGCACGAACATCCGTTTCTGGCCCAACGCGGACATCTTCGAGACCACGGAGTTCGTCTACTCCACGCTCCAGTCTCGGCTCCGAGAGCTGGCCTTCCTCAACCCCGGTGTCGCCATCACCATCACCGACGAGCGGACCGACGAGCACGAGACCTACCGCTACGACGGCGGTATCAGGGAGTTCGTCGAGTACCTGAACGAGACGAAGACGCCGCTGCACGACGAGGTCGTCTACTTCGCCGACGAGGCGGAGGTCGGCGACGGCCTCGTACAGGTCGAGGTGGCGATGCAGGCCACCGCGGGCGTGCAGGGCTCCATCCACGCGTTCGCCAACAACATCAACACCCGCGAGGGCGGCACCCACATGACCGGGTTCAAGACCGCGCTCACGCGGGTCGTCAACGACTACGCCACCTCCCACGGCCTCCTGAAGGACATCGACGGGACGCTGAAGGGCGAGGACATCCGCGAGGGGCTGACCGCGGTCATCTCGATCAAGCACCCCGACCCGCAGTTCGAGGGCCAGACCAAGACGAAACTCGGCAACAGCGAGGTGCGCGGCATCGTCGAGAGTGCGATGCACGAGGAGCTCTCGACGTTCATGGAGGAGCACCCGGACACGGCCGAGGCGCTCGTCTCGAAGGCCGTCGAGGCCGCGAAGGCCCGCCTCGCCGCGAAGAAGGCCGAGGAGCTCACGCGCCGGAAGTCGGCGCTCGACTCCACCTCGCTGCCGGGCAAACTGGCCGACTGTCAGACCCGCGACCCCGAGAAGGCAGAGCTGTTCATCGTGGAGGGAGACTCCGCGGGGGGAAGCGCCAAACAGGCCCGAAACCCCGAGTTCCAGGCTATCCTCCCGCTGTTCGGCAAGGTGCTGAACGCGGAGAAACACCGGCTGGACCGGGTGCTGGAGAACGAGAAGATCCGCAACCTCATCACCGCCATCGGCACGGGCATCGGCGAGGAGTTCGACATCGAGGACGCGCGCTACCACAAGATCATCCTGATGACCGACGCCGACGTCGACGGCGCGCACATCCGGACGCTCTACCTCACGTTCCTCTACCGGCACATGCCCGCGCTGCTGGAGAACGGGTTCGTCTACGCCGCCCAGCCGCCGCTCTACCGCATCCGGCACAAGGGCGAGACGTACGACGCGATGACCGAAGCCGAGCGCGAGGAGATCATCGAGGAGGTCTGTGACGGCAAGCCCGACCAGGTCCAGCGGTTCAAGGGGCTCGGCGAGATGAACCCGGAACAGCTCTGGGAGACGACGATGAACCCGGAGAACCGCATCCTCAAGCGCATCGGTGTCGAGGACGCCGCCGCGGCCGACCGGATGTTCTCCGTGCTGATGGGTGACGCCGTCGGCCCGCGAAAGCAGTTCATCAAGGACCACGCCGAGGACGCCGAGTGGGTGGACATATGA